acattataagaaccggccagtcagcccccgaaggtgtatatggaccgaggcgttataatgccatatggcccgaagtggtgtgttatatttcttatattataccgaacacttttaccacttaataattttaaagtgccTTTGATgcgttttattaaacaaatctaatatttatttttttttggcgaaaaaatgtttgtgaaaatTACAAGCAGCACTCAACAGTTTAATGACGTAGGCGGTCCatattgtatgacgtcagcggtccatattattttttggcgaggtccggaacggccaaaaacatgatatggaccgctgacgtcataaaatctggacttttattaaaatacattgatatacggaccgataaattttatatacacaaagaagggacacatttatgtaaggtataatatatgtatatatagccGATGCACTGACGGTCAGGGAATGAATCTGTGACAGTTAATTAAATCGGATTCTATAAAGGTAGTCCCTGTTCAATACATAAACACCAATAATGATTGCctttatgtttatgaatatcCTATTTTAAAGCTCACTAAAACGTCGTTGATGTTATTATAATCACCTTGGACTATGTTACTTGGAACACTATCTACTACTCCAACTAGTTTAACTGTAGGCGTTTTGAATTCCACCCATTCACAATCGGTGATAAACGATTCTCCAACAAGTTGACCTGTATTAAGGTATAAGACCAAGGATCATTATGaacttttcaaaacatgtacaaaataattgGATAACAAACCTTCTAAAAGTTATGAGTAAGAATAAACACACGtctatgaaacactttaaattcattaaatgaacaGGTTTTCCTCGATTTATAATAAAATCTTGCAAATACAATGTCATTGGTATATAGTAAATTGTCGCATTCTAAATATACGGAATATCTATCAAATATCATCACTTTGATTAAAGCAtattatttcttcatttataattacatttttcaaaaatctgcAACATTCTTGTCTTTAGTCATTTCAAATAGATACTGATACCAATTCTAAACAGGTTATCAAAACTAACTAACTTGGATTTGATTGTCCGTTTTCGAAGTATTGCTTCGACATCTCCtgaggaaaaaaaacaaacaaaaacaaacatttaaacatataaacagcaTAAGTTTTAGTTTAAGTAAGGTTTGTTGGATGGTTTTAATAACGGAAAACATcgatatttaaacttttgttttaaacacttaaccacaaaaaaatgattttcgcAGTCAGTGACGGATCCAGGAGTTGAAGTTAGAGGGGACATTACTTAtaggcgtaaccttttgacttacGCCCCTTCATCAGAATCGAAATTcatttggttttaaatgttgacagGGGGGATTTGGGggatatttatacattttatagtCTGAAATGGTTtacttaatttgatttttttcctccttaattgaaataaaaagtaaacttgggcGATTTAGAGGGGGGTTGAGGCGGGTGTGCCCTCCATAGGATCTGCGTGTGGTTAAAGTATAAAATGCACTTCTGACTGATaacaattaacaaaatgaaTCGTGGAATTTATTCATACAGTGGAAGATTAATTTTAGAAGGcattttacagaaaaatattttagattaaaCGAAAGCAAAATGATCCATACTTTTTTCATGCGAAGCTCCATAACTCTGCGAATGGGTCCACAGCAAACAGAATCGTTATACATTTGTCTCCATGTCTCAATAACGTTTCCTGTGTCATTGTATGGTTGCGTGATATCATTGCATGGAACACAGTATGTGCTGCTCTCTAATGGCGGAGGTTCCCTCCATGATGCAGCCATGATGAGCAAGAGGAGTGACTGGACAATTGTCAGTGCGACTAATCCAGCACATGTATATCGTAAAGTTTTTTCAGACGTGCAATCCAGTCCCATCTTTTGCCAAATAAACGGTATGCATGTGGTTTCTATGGTTCTCTATTTTCCATATTATATAGACTTAATAACATGTACGCGTAATTTGAATGCAAAATACTTTTGTGTAGGaacataaatcattaaattaaaataaaaataaattaaaaatacgaAATATAGCATTGACGATTTTTATactatgatttttttgaaatattgcatttacTTACATAATAGGTTGTACTTACCTGCCCCTTTGACCGGGCTCTGGACAGGCAGTCTTCATCTGGTCGGGTAACGGTATTCTCCATAGATTTATCCACTTCGAACGCAAACAAAAACTGCAAAGTATATCAATGGTTTTACATTGGCTATAGGTATGATCAGCATCGACAAGCAAAGatacattaaatgttttgttttagaatagccagttttatgcataaaatcgtggttgttaaaaaaaaaacgagcaATACCTTAGTAATACCAATGATCCTAAAAAGGTAACACAATAGACTAATGGATACTTTTCTTTTTAGTCATATGACACGTTATATCTCCCGCTTATTTTTTGTACGCTAGTGCTGGgctgttttcattaaaaaaaaaatagtgaaaatttTCGAATAGTTTAAAACGAAAATTtcaaaatccattatttttcaacaaatttattCTCCTTCATTTCCACGATTTTGACCTTCTACTTGCctttttaaaattcttaataattatttgagATACATCAAACAACACTAGGCTTTCAATACAGCAGCTGCGTGCTGTCAAATGTGTGGATTTATTGTCCTTCTGGCGCCGAAATCTGCTCGTCCGTTCGTTTGATTGGTTTTCTGATAAGTAACACAAAAACAGCTAGGGCAGGCGTCTCTAAATTTCACGAAAAGTAGGTGGCCACATTTTATTATAGTTTCAAAAGTTCAGACGTGTATTGTTTCATTGAAACAATTGATTAATATTAGACCAATAACACAAAAACGATTGAGCACTGTGTACTCAAAATTCACAGTAGTATCGAAGAACTCGACGACTTTTAAGAACAGCGACGAGCTTAGATTAATCTTGGCGTACGCGGGATTTTACCGCAGGTTCATAATGGACTTTCCAAAGGTCACAAGACCATCAAAAAACATACTTCCAGGAAACGGCGACAAAGAAATGAAGCCAACCAAGGACGACTAGATATGGAGGGAGTAAGCAAAGCATATTTGACCATAAGAAATAACAAGCCAATATTAGCGTATCAGATTTTACCAAACCATTCGAGATCCACACAGATGTAAGCACTAGTGCCATGGGAGCCGAAGCGCGAGTTTCCTTTCGCTAGCAGATAATTACCGAACTCAACtattacatacattttaacGCAAGAAGAAAGTCATTGGCAATTTAAACACGTTCAAGAACTCTTGTTTCAACGCACTctcattaaatgttaacattaagtTAGATACTTAAGATGACAAATGAATATGTATCTCATAATTCACTACGGTTGGTTTTCGACTGCTACAATATTACTTCTCAGTTAAGGATGTTATCAACAAATAAGAGGGTAATAAAAGGGTAAATTTATCACATTTGAAGGGTTGATATGTATTATAATTTCTATAATGTAtctgttcaaaattatatttaacatataatgAGTTTTCCGAAACAACCCAAGTAACGCCCTGTTAttcatgtttaataaaacatttccgatttgacagccccccccccccctaaaaaaataaataaataaaaacaaaaacaaaaacaggtaGGTCGTTTCttcttatcatttatttttatgttaggTAAAGTTGTGTCTTAACATCATCTTCAAgcttgaaacaaacaaaatatgcagTAAAATGTAcccaaataacaataaattagcatttttttctttgttggcagtaaaatatattatcgGGTGGGAATTCTAAATCGTCTAAATAGAAGTGGCTGTATCTTTGAAGAACATGTCGTAAATGATATAAGCAGAAATAgaatttaataacaatttatacAAAGCTTATAATATCACAATAGCGCCTTAAGGGCGTTGCGGACGGTTAATGGGGGTAACACTGTCCTATCACACTCACATTAAATATTCGACTAGGTATCAAGCATTTAGATGAGGTCCAATAGTAATACTAGACCAGGGTTAGTAAACTTGCAAAAGGTTTCTGTACTCTTAACTCGTAGactttaagtttgttttaatattaataatgattgACCTGTTGCAGATCGTCAGCATGACTTCTTGACATGACTTGTTAAAGGAACAATGCGCAGGGTTTACATAATTATGCGGTTTAAAATAGCGCaaattaaattaactttatcaaaaataaagtcATTAGATTGTaacgttaatgtgaatttgaaagaaagccgaagtttttaataaacatattggtGAGAGGAACCGAGAGgaatatatcattataaataattacgCTGAATATGGAAAAAACCCTGCCTTACTTTGTCCTCTGCAAAAAGTCAAAACGTCCAATTACACAAGCAATTCACTTGCAAGGTGAAAGCAATGTTCATGACATTGCAACCAAGTACATAAAGGTCTATCAGTTACAATTATGAAACTAGctaattgtatttaataaatcacAAATTTACATtaccttttctttttttcccagATAAAGTTACTTCCTCTCAAAAAAGGCACACAGCGAGCATATACGAATACTATACAGGTTCCGAGGGATTTGAATATTGATGACTGAAAATGCCAATGTTACCTATAGCGATGTGCTTGATTAggaatttaataaatgaaaagcTTGAGGGTTCGTATCTTttaattggtttaaacaatgaataatagaaaaatatataaatacacctTATCTTCTCaactacatacatatataacaagCACGTCATAGGACACAGTTTATACCTTATATGGACTTGAAATCATGcctctatatatatatcaaatcaGATAAGGACGAAAAActactttttaattaaaatgtgatATTGTTTATAGCTTGTTAAATTTAAGCTTTAAGCTTATAGTTGTTATCTtaaggagaactattttgtgaTATgctcatacatttaaataaaaaactacAGCTTAAGTATTTATGACGAACTTTGGTAGAAATGTTGAAGATAACAAATGTCCACGTAAGAAGTCTATAACAATACAGATATGACAGTTAACAGTGATGACGTTAACAAGATAGTTCACTTATAGAACGTTCAAAACAATATGAGAGTATAAACATCGCTCATAGAATTTTAATAGGCATCGCACATTATTTAATTAAGGATTTCATCTTAAGCATCGATCATGGCATTGTCGACAGCAATATACATTTTCAATGGTTGCGTCATGGGCATCGCTCATGGCATCGTCGACGGTTTCGTCATATGCATGGATTATGGAATGATCGACAGCCAAAGTCATCGTCAACGGCTTAGTTAATTGCATCGCTCCTGGCATCGTCAACGGTTTCGTCATTGGCATTTCTCATGGCATCGTCGACGGTATcttcattgatatatattatatatctttgGTTACCAACAAACCTGAACTATGTATATAGTAATGGTATCCATAAAGTTCAAGTTAAGAAACTTTCCAGTGAATTTATATACTTTCAACATGTATGTTTTCCCGCGTTAaggattaaatatatatttacttggATAGAGGAATACTGTACAATGTTTAAAGAGACATGTCGACATAGGATACACATTAAAAtcaactgctattaatgcaagTACATATAGTTGTAAGATTATATTGAGAAAAGCTCATACATTTATGAGGGTATTTACATCCCAATGGATGAGATAAGAACATATACCTTATTCATAATACACATATGACAATTGAGTTTTTTCGAAAACCATTGGCATTGTTCATGTCGACGGTTTTATCATAAGAATCTCTCATGGCATCGTCGACGGTTTCACCATAAGAATCTCTCATGGCATCGTCGACGGTTTCACCATAAGAATCTCTCATGGCATCGTCGATGGCTTCACCATAAGTATCTCTCATGGCATCGTCGACGGTTTCACCATAAGAATCGCGCATGGCATTTCGTCAACGGTTTCGTCATTGATATCGCTCATGGCATCGTCGACGGCTATAGGAATCGATGATCATCATTTAATCATTCGTGTCGTTGATGGCATCGTTGACGGTTTCATCATTGGTATCACTTATGGTATTGTCGACATTTCGTCGTTAAGATATTGTTTATCATAATTCATCAACAGACCAAgatctttttacaaaacatgtaacTTGTTACAAGGCCCGTAACTCgtgtttttaattatgttttaatactctatacattttcataataaaatgtcgCTCTAGACTTATTTACATTGGCTTAAGCTTACGATTATGTTATATCATAAACTATAACgtaataatgtaatgtaatgttcTAATCAAATGCAGGGTCTGCTTTCAAATATGATTAACGGCATACGGTTGGTCGAGGTCATGGAACTCTTCTCTCGGTGCCCGCGACGGTGAACAAATGAAATGCGTATTTTTCAATAgatgtttatttagttatttattggtgcattcatatatatatcgCGAACAGTTATGATGTGAAACACATAATAAACACCgaaattattaatgtttaaagaaattcatACAGTGAAATTGCCCATTACATACAGAAGCAAAACAACACATAAATCTTCAAAAAGATATACTAATTGCAAGACTTGGTGTTCTCGAAGGAAGTGtatcataaattttacaaaacaaactgtCTCTTCGAAAGTTTAATCAACAGTGTGTCAATTGATATTTTGCAAGGACAAACGCGCTTCGTGAGCGATCACTGAACCATTCTGAGTTGTCTCCCTTATACCATGGTTTATGCATAGTTTCAGTCGTTTCTAAAGTTGGCATCTTCATTTGCtgacaaacaaatacaaacagtgGTATACAAGTATAATGGCCGGTTTCAGTAATCAATCCTGCATTGTGTCTCAACTCTCAAGTAAAACAACAGACACGAGCTTTTCTTCGAAATAGATACGTTGGAGAAGCCTGTCTTGCATGTCTTTAAAAACGATTTAGGCGTAGTTCAATACCAAAACCGGCCAAAAGAGTAACGCCTTTAAGGTCTTTGAAGGTCtacatgtaaagaaaaaaaggcTGTAAACTAGCCAAACATAGCTTAGACTGTACAGAGATTTTTGAACAAATGTGCGTAACATGGCGGTCTGTCCTCATCTAATTATGTAGGCTCTTTTGCTGTATAACCTTGTTTTATAAAGTCCTGACAGAGGTACTTTAATACACACATGGTTTTTGAAGAACGTGGTGATACCTTCAGCAGCCTTGTCGGATTAACCTACTGTTCCTGTAGTAGTAAATATCctgatttgtaaacacaaactTTCATTTGCCATGAAAACCTTGGAGGTTGCATATCACAGACTGGCCTCCAGAATATCTTTGAAATTCCAGAAGAATCGATCAAACATCTGGAGGGCGAATTGAGTGTCCATGATCGCCATCTCTGGTGCGAGAAATTCCACCTGCAATAAGACAGTCAATTCAGAATCATGGAAGATGTAGTTCGTagctttaatgattaaaatggATCTTAAAAGTAAACATCACCTCTTACACGTCTTTCAGCTTGCAGTAAAACTATGCAAATTATAAACCGTGTCATATGATCATAAAGGTCAAAACTAATATTCACATTAAAAGTATTCAGGTTCAGCCTTAGTGGTACCAATGTAGcggttgaaaggttcagtgaaCTGCCGTATCAGATGACCTACGCCCTTATAGTGTCCCCAGTTCTATGTCCGAAACCCTTCACAATCACACTCTCTTGCGATTTTTATGACCGCAGCTTGAATGCCACTCCCTATAACTTTTAGAATAGAATACATTATACCGATTGTCCAGAACATTGTTAAggtaaacaattattgtttcaatatattttttcatataaacattatttgagAATAGTCGATTAAATTACTGTACCAATAATACGTTTAAATATACTAAGGATTAATCCAAAAAATAGTAACcacgaaaaattaaaaaatctcgtttttattttcaaagttgatTAATTTCTCATCAACTAAGATTCATCATTTGTTTTTGggttataacttttttttcaaaggtCGTTCAATGACATAATTAATTACTCAATTGATGATGGAAACCATGAAACTATCATTTATAATGGTTGaaaatcgtttatttttttattttttttttttttttttatattgacgtATCAAAGTTATGTCGAGACTagtgtttatttgaatatacttatgaacATTAATCGCGAAGTTAGGCTTAACAGCCATATTCATTTAATCACTTAATGTACTTTCCCTACTGTGAAGCCTTCGTTCATCGGTTTTGTAATTACATCTGACTTGTACGTATTTTCATCAAAGGCAATGACATTACAGTaatttaagaaattatcaaggtattttatcatttgatcAGTGAGTAACTGACCCAAAATGACCAACATTCCAATATATTCAAAtgcattgaaatacaaaaaagatgagatatatatatatcaatgaccTGTTTTCCGTTTTCCAACTAAATATCAGACACccttcactatttttttattctgaaataaTGTGATAGTTCGTTAATGAGTCAACATCGCTATCTCTCTTCCCAAAAAATCCTTAAATATCAAGGCTCAGCTGTTGGTGacagtgtgacattgacctacatCAGGCGAAGCTCAATCGTTGATTGAATTGAACATATCATCACTAAATATAACCATAACTTCATTTCATGCTAGGCAATAATAAAAAGTGGTGGATCTCATTCAACTAacaagtttttgaaaaaaaaaatgcacaagtTTCTATTTGCTTAACCTTTTCATTGCATAAACGTTTCCATAGTTTTGCTACGTaatgaaatgtattaaaactgttaaaatggTTGTGGCTTTCTGTTGAATGACTAATATAACATCACTATAAtccgattgtttagaacttcGTTCACGTTAACAATGTTGCTAACAGCTTTGTTGTTAACCTTCACAGATGAACTATGATATGCTCATACATTTAAGTTAAACAGGTACAGCCGAAATAGTTGGCTCAAtccttgttagaaatactgcagatcacaaatgtACGCATAAGTATTCAAGAGCAAAGAAGATTTGACAGTTACCAGCGATGAccttaacaactttgttaacttaCACGAAGTCCTAAAGATTTGgccttgtatgtattttatatgtttgtttacggGCAGACTACAAAAGTAAAATGGTAGACTTTCTTTTCGAGAATAAACAATATGACCTCGCGTTTTTTCTAGGGCAATTTCAAGAGGCGGGAGACAAAGCAGCCAAGACGCTTTAGCTCATGGCACCATCGACATTCATATGCACCGTCCACGAATTTGTCATTGGCATCATGCTTTACGTGTGTGTATTATTTCCCGCATTATGTATgacatcaatcaatcaatcaaaatctttatttcctcctaaaaggagatatgcatacatatgtacaattatatatatctaatttctaaagcatttcaaagaaacatatCAGCAATGTGTAATTACaaataagtaataataataataactattacAAATAACGTGTGACCATACATAATCCCAATTAGTGGGCATCGTCATCATACAGCAATACAATATGTTCGTAACAATTTACACACATGACAGACAGTCACTAATAAATTGGAACGATATCAGGAGAAAGTCcttattgtcattattgtcaAGCAGTGGCGCTAAAGGTGCACCCATCAGTTTCATAGTAAACATGGATTCGTCCAATTGAAGTATTTCTGATACAAACTCAATGCCGAAACATGAAATAGCGCACACATATTTAGTTCGCAATTCAATTGTTGCTGCACATTCGCTGACTAGGTGAACAATTTTGTCCGTGGTTTGGACATTACAGAtttgacataaaacaaatgaacttATCTACGTGTAGGCTATATaaggaagaaaaaaaacaataccaacAATTTTGCTACGCATAAGGTTATTTCTGAGTTCATTTGGGTGCACTTAGTATTGTAATTTATTGTAAGTTATCAGATCTGGGATGAACACTTTCATACCCATTACATGACATGTCAAATAGTTTGTCGATGACTTGGAACAAAGAAATGAGAAATTGGGTATTTTCCCAATTATATCGAAgctatattttgcttttttgtttcaaatgatacGACACATAATCCCAAGTATCTGTTTTTTAATGTCTGATAAATTGATACACAAGAAACTTCAGAAGTAACGATACCATCATATTAAATGTCTATATATTTAGAccattatttcaaaagaaaaaaggtaaaagtaaataaaaatgtatacaaatagaAATTATATAAACTATTCTGAtttgtatatcaaaatatgtcatCTCTGggtttctttcaaaaacaaatgaaatctAACAACACAGAAATTCTATGGAGGATTGTTTCCTTTGAAAcatgatataaatcatgtgtccGTGATTTTTTGACTTGTggtgaaataaatattgctgATACACCTGACCTGTATGGGATTTTCCCAAAACGTTAATGCCAGTAGAGTATATCAGAAgttatgaagttattttatcACATAGCCAGTGAGATACCTAAATATGGAAAGCGAgttaatttcagaaaaaaatactttagatgatttatgaataccagcctTGCAATTTAATCTTCATTTCTGCTGATGTAATACTCGGATAtgtaatacaaaaatgattaatattacaatattttcaaattcatggAAAGACAAAAATGAgataattatcataaataagCAAGGTAATTTGTGTGACTCCAACATATAccattatttttgttcttctaAAATGATGGCAGTTTGTCATTGAATCAACAACATTTATCTCAACCTTCATCTAGCAAAGTTCGATCATGGGTTCCgagaatatatttatgcaacGGATATTTGAGGTATATGAAGCAGTTAAGAATGGTTTGTCATTTCATGTTCTTTTCTACACCCTTAATTATTGTAATGTCATGCCACAATCAACGCCTCTTGATCCGCATTTGCGCAAAGGTACCAAGCAATGATAATGCTTAAAACAGtctaattatattgaaaaaatgacaatttccgaataaaataattgacatatttaaaaaatactgccGTCACATTTTCGACAAAACATAATTACTTAAATTGGCAAATGCTTTTGAACAAGTAATAACATTAACCATAACGTAGTTTACTAATCAAGTGGACCTAGTACAAGTTCTCATTTCTGACACATGCTTGGGCTCAAGGAACTCTTCCACGGTACCTTCGTCGGTGAAAAAATAAAAGGcgtttttttccattattttatttgtttccatataaaaaaatatggtaaatactacatgtatatatatcttCAATTGCGgtaataagtttaaacattcaGAGTAATACTTGAACAATTATGACATGAACCAACTGCATTAAAAATAACGAAATGTTGgcaaaacaataaattgcaCATAGCCGATACCACAGGAACACATTGAACTTCAACAAAGTATAATATTGCAATACTATGAACTGACTGGAATATTTTACTAAATGTGTAACGAATACTTTAAATGTGGTAAATGTGGTAGGTGggaaatcattattttttcaaaacgaAATTCCTTATGAATCGCCGTAAATGTCTTGACATCGATTAACTCAGGACGACTTCGTAAGCGTTCAATATACCATTCTGAGTTGTCTCCTCTCGTATTTCCGTCGTTTCTGAAGTTTCTAAACTTTCGGGCCTCAACAGGTAAACAGGTATAATGGCAACCCGAGTTGCCATAAAACCGTTTTAAGAGAGGTATAAGGTATGGTCTAATACTTAGAACGGCCGAAAGAGAAACACTATTTAGTCATAATTAGGTCtaaattaagatatatatataaggcGGTAAACTAGCCTAACATAGCTGATTTAACGGTCTGGGCACACTTCTGAGTAACTTGGCGGTCTTTTTTTATCTAAGCTCGTCGGTTTTATGAAATCTTGGCAAAGGT
Above is a genomic segment from Mya arenaria isolate MELC-2E11 chromosome 2, ASM2691426v1 containing:
- the LOC128218969 gene encoding uncharacterized protein LOC128218969 translates to MENTVTRPDEDCLSRARSKGQRTIETTCIPFIWQKMGLDCTSEKTLRYTCAGLVALTIVQSLLLLIMAASWREPPPLESSTYCVPCNDITQPYNDTGNVIETWRQMYNDSVCCGPIRRVMELRMKKEMSKQYFENGQSNPSQLVGESFITDCEWVEFKTPTVKLVGVVDSVPSNIVQGHSKLRWNKNETTFTANKIRHLELEGEIFIDKPGFYIVSSALNGNASRGTNNTTRLFSHNINLLSHKFGTTSTLMLHKKSIKESDDGLFTSFISAVFKLHKYDRISISVSDPHYLARNLSNDHFTAYYTYDMD